From Styela clava chromosome 6, kaStyClav1.hap1.2, whole genome shotgun sequence, one genomic window encodes:
- the LOC120330994 gene encoding ras-associating and dilute domain-containing protein-like isoform X1 codes for MDIADSSRLSSTDARLKSYASDEDLLTGELASTRNERTREPSQITQLSPEDLKNSSIPNIVLTNPVVLSHLRRLHDRATKKESLPIDDDEEERKYQMKSKIEKYNQRINRGALRVSIDENLSFSGALIFYYKGITDNEEISHLMSLTSNDTVKDILPKMREKFEISDSVKATIRQLINGDEILLDPEDRPLDLAVNANSAVTFNIVSGSDRTAEVLRNIQSGSFTPQQRRKLMEKFNIDDDNMSSSDFGGTRTSQSSASESTGKCDSLEGSPITNERTRTSRLRSSLSQVKSQTGKGKEIPQKTSSDIRKLDHLQNDNAKNIDKRPVLSVTTIPKHNGKVQGKTGKKSQPSQNRQGRETTVSASARKILSSLRKTGRGRSASRDRVERQSPVKSPPQPSPTQDDLSSDVHLPGILKIFGDAVSPGANYKSVLATRQSKARELVKAALERYGVPRSMSKKFVLCEVVGRLRMEKIPVKLKETGKEGKPGYSVVVTHQESNITKDILDEKFVEDYVRPLNDHEKPLVLQSLWKPLEGYARRFELRDRTQVLDLIKTEKDTQTRDVNAQAKRIIMKNARLSRTQSSLSIKVPAHDDDGSSSDEEDGERQKQFKTIADKNNRNSIESATLPTPAQFADDETAVNSEATDGTPVPFLITLQGEDGVSSNTGKDRGGSLVHYLDTKVTVIGRNRVEPTTEGEPTPGTTNEVNIELLDEEIKQHHCVIYRVKDDENTNLKTPSKAPWKVTLHLVADDCDVTVNGQSVASDKELANGDVITVGSKYIFMLKDPTSKSDLNTNMRLGGLNPSVNRLNSIASRGSAFTPVKKRYVEMEINYRSEYEDHVLDLIFTAANDILAISSSKVHSEICNRELAPARLLIHCIEQACFNFTTEQKRSLLFVVATNLQTILLDATGSVSLQDDAKIKNPEEGINYILPKLEAVVFWMSNSLEIFSYLQADFVERIKTRVAKEIELNEVDQTLLNEASGFRVSDDILAVLEEVVMYAFQQLVYYLTKTLYGALPTVLDTNPFSEVSDETDSVKGTGHVIAIYEAALGLTRKYGVHPAIESQLFAYLFFFTNVSLFNTLMEEDAASKYYRWDKGVQIRGNLEEIECWANDKGFQEQASEFLLKFSTLTNLLATTKTQMLQSTWSCFRRDFPQLHPVQLRQVLDEYILGPRVKKRPADWIPDAVDLEESSEEDYLQESYDNHPPLVLPTDGTQIDLEAIPAEPWYMSLREVLLAVGQGCDVGNLQLQESWIPNPSKNNTIVGERQQPDGHEIPPGYHPHFSHSSLSSSTTSSTTGKTTTTINSNNNNKNYHRTKSLNQGDIHEHVKTSVRSTSPSSTSMSSILSDSTSHASFIGDGKQNLASPSSYNSDISSPVPAPRGVQAPIPSPRNHKSHGSHSKKGTSKTNDKHTRAPMKYATLDRPSRKAKRKAQQQAKAALTDDQSCDYNSLLPSHQKEETRLQHQQFPTSAFPEMTNNKLHTLPSEVFIVDVVKGRNGLGLGLVDGMYTSLQVPGVFVRSLVPDGPSVKHVRMKHQEVIKCWLQEGRLLLGDRILAINGTSLISMNYTSAMEELRLSGDRMRFLVGRSGADVAMRITSSSC; via the exons ATGGATATAGCAGACTCATCAAGACTTAGTTCAACTGATGCAAGACTAAAAAGTTATGCGAGTGATGAAGATTTGTTAACTGGAGAACTAGCCTCAACTCGT AATGAAAGAACACGAGAACCATCTCAAATAACACAGCTGTCACCAGAAGACTTAAAGAATTCATCAATTCCAAATATTGTTTTGACAAATCCCGTTGTCCTCAGTCATCTACGAAGATTGCATGACAGGGCAAccaaaaa GGAATCATTACCTATAGATGACGACgaagaagaaagaaaatatcaaatgaaatcaaaaatagaaaagtaTAACCAACGGATCAATAGAGGAGCTCTTCGAGTATCTATAGACGAG AATCTTTCATTCTCTGGCGCCCTCATTTTCTACTACAAAGGAATCACTGACAATGAAGAAATCAGCCATTTGATGTCGCTGACAAGCAACGATACCGTGAAAGATATCTTACCCAAGATgagagaaaaatttgaaatttccgACAGTGTAAAAGCGACAATACGACAGCTAATAAATGGAG ATGAAATATTGCTTGACCCTGAAGATCGCCCTTTGGATCTTGCAGTGAATGCAAATTCTGCCGTAACATTCAATATCGTATCTGGGTCAGATAGAACAGCAGAAGTTTTGAGAAATATACAAAGCGGAAGTTTTACACCACAGCAACGTAGAAAGCTTATGGAAAA ATTCAACATAGACGATGATAACATGTCTTCATCTGATTTTGGTGGAACAAGAACAAGTCAAAGCAGTGCAAGCGAGAGTACTGGGAAATGCGATAGTTTGGAAGGATCTCCAATTACTAATGAAAGAACTCGAACGAGTCGTTTAAGATCTTCCTTATCACAGGTCAAATCGCAGACAGGCAAAGGTAAAGAAATTCCCCAAAAGACATCTTCAGATATAAGAAAATTAGATCACTTACAAAACGATAATGCCAAGAACATTGATAAAAGGCCCGTACTAAGTGTCACTACGATTCCCAAACATAATGGAAAAGTGCAAGGGAAGACTGGTAAAAAGTCGCAGCCCTCACAAAATAGGCAAGGAAGAGAAACGACGGTTTCGGCATCTGCTCGTAAGATACTTTCCAGTTTGCGAAAAACTGGGCGAGGAAGATCGGCATCAAGAGATCGTGTTGAACGTCAAAGTCCAGTCAAATCCCCTCCACAACCTAGTCCCACGCAAGATGATTTATCGTCTGACGTACACCTTCCGGGAATCCTAAAGATTTTCGGTGATGCCGTAAGTCCAGGAGCTAACTACAAAAGTGTGCTAGCGACGCGACAATCTAAAGCTCGGGAATTGGTGAAAGCTGCATTGGAACGCTACGGCGTACCTCGGAGTATGAGTAAAAAATTCGTATTATGTGAAGTAGTTGGACGTTTACGAATGGAAAAAATACCAGTTAAGTTGAAGGAAACTGGAAAAGAAGGCAAGCCAGGCTATTCTGTTGTTGTAACACACCAAGAAAGTAATATTACAAAAGATATTCTGGACGAAAAATTTGTGGAGGATTATGTCCGTCCATTAAATGATCATGAAAAACCGCTTGTACTTCAATCATTGTGGAAACCATTGGAAGGATACGCAAGAAGATTTGAACTAAGAGATCGTACACAG GTTCTTGatttaataaaaacagaaaaagatACACAAACACGTGACGTTAACGCTCAAGCAAAACGTATCATAATGAAAAACGCGAG GCTTTCAAGAACTCAATCATCTTTAAGTATTAAAGTACCAGCACACGATGATGATGGTTCATCCAGCGATGAAGAAGACGGCGAACGACAAAAACAATTCAAGACAATAGCGGATAAAAATAATAGAAATTCAATAGAAAGTGCAACACTACCAACACCCGCGCAGTTTGCGGATGATGAAACTGCAGTTAATAGTGAAGCAACAGACGGAACTCCAGTGCCATTTCTGATAACATTACAAGGCGAGGATGGTGTATCGAg caataCAGGAAAAGATCGCGGGGGAAGTCTGGTACATTATTTGGACACAAAGGTCACTGTAATCGGAAGAAATCGAGTTGAACCAACAACAGAAGGAGAACCTACACCGGGAACAACAAATGAAGTCAACATTGAACTGTTGGACGAAGAAATCAAACAACATCATTGCGTCATATACCGTGTTAAAGACGATGAAAATACGAACTTGAAAACACCTTCGAAGGCACCATGGAAAGTGACGTTACATCTCGTTGCAGATGACTGTGACGTAACTGTAAACGGACAAAGTGTAGCGTCTGATAAAGAACTTGCTAATGGAGATGTAATAACAGTCGGGTCaaagtatatttttatgctCAAGGACCCTACATCAAAAAGTGATTTGAATACCAATATGAGGCTCGGGGGTTTAAATCCCAGTGTAAATAGATTGAACAGTATTGCAAGTAGAGGAAGTGCATTCACACCCGTAAAGAAACGTTATGTTGAAATGGAAATTAACTACAGATCGGAATATGAGGACCATGTGTTGGATTTAATTTTTACAGCCGCAAACGATATTCTCGCGATATCATCATCAAAAGTACATTCTGAAATATGCAATCGCGAGTTGGCGCCAGCGAGGCTTTTGATCCACTGTATCGAACAAGCGTGCTTCAATTTCACAACTGAGCAAAAACGAAGTTTGTTGTTTGTGGTCGCCACTAATCTGCAAACAATACTCTTG GATGCCACAGGAAGTGTCTCTCTTCAAGATGATGCAAA AATAAAGAATCCTGAGGAAGGTATCAACTACATATTGCCAAAACTGGAAGCCGTTGTATTTTGGATGTCAAATTCACTTGAAATATTCAGCTACTTACAAGCAGATTTCGTTGAAAGAATCAAAACGAGAGTTGCAAAAGAAATTGAATT AAACGAGGTCGATCAAACTTTACTTAACGAGGCTTCCGGGTTTCGTGTTAGTGACGATATTCTGGCTGTGCTGGAAGAGGTGGTGATGTACGCGTTTCAACAACTGGTCTATTACTTAACCAAG ACTCTCTATGGAGCTCTTCCGACCGTGTTGGATACAAATCCATTTTCTGAAGTTAGTGATGAAACTGATTCAGTAAAAGGAACTGGACATGTTATAGCAATATACGAGGCTGCTTTAGGTCTGACAAGGAAATATGGAGTACATCCTGCTATTGAATCACAACTTTTTGCATACCTGTTTTTCTTCACAAACGTATCACTGTTCAATACACTTATGGAAGAAG ATGCAGCTTCAAAGTATTACCGTTGGGACAAAGGAGTTCAAATAAGAGGTAATTTAGAAGAAATTGAATGCTGGGCGAACGACAAAGGATTTCAAGAACAAGCTTCGGAATTTCTTCTCAAATTTTCAACGTTAACGAATTTGTTAGCAACAACAAAAACGCAAATGTTACAG AGTACATGGAGTTGTTTCCGTCGGGATTTTCCTCAACTCCATCCTGTACAACTACGTCAGGTATTAGACGAGTATATACTTGGACCCAGAGTAAAGAAAAGACCTGCTGATTGGATTCCAGATGCGGTAGATCTTGAAGAATCTTCTGAAGAAG ATTATCTACAAGAAAGCTATGACAACCACCCTCCACTTGTACTACCAACAGACGGAACTCAAATCGACTTGGAGGCAATCCCTGCTGAGCCATGGTATATGAGTCTACGTGAAGTCTTGCTggcagtgggtcaagggtgCGATGTTGGAAATTTGCA gTTACAAGAATCGTGGATTCCCAATCCAAGCAAGAACAACACAATAGTAGGAGAAAGGCAGCAACCCGACGGCCACGAAATTCCTCCCGGATATCATCCTCACTTCTCTCACTCTTCATTATCATCTTCAACAACTTCTTCCACGACCGGAAAAACTACAACCACAATCAATtccaacaataacaataaaaactACCACAGAACAAAATCCTTAAACCAAGGAGACATTCATGAGCATGTTAAAACGAGCGTAAGATCAACTAGTCCTTCTTCAACCAGCATGAGTTCAATATTGTCGGATTCAACGTCACACGCGTCATTTATAGGAGATGGGAAACAGAACTTGGCTTCGCCTTCTAGTTATAACTCTGATATCTCAAGTCCAGTACCTGCGCCAAGAGGTGTACAAGCCCCAATTCCATCCCCACGAAACCACAAGTCTCATGGTTCCCACTCTAAAAAAGGAACGTCAAAAACCAACGACAAACACACTCGCGCACCAATGAAATATGCAACGCTGGACAGGCCGTCCAGAAAAGCAAAGCGCAAAGCTCAGCAGCAGGCTAAAGCGGCACTTACAGATGATCAAAGTTGTGATTACAATTCGTTGCTGCCATCACATCAAAAAGAAG AAACTCGTCTCCAGCATCAACAATTTCCCACTTCAGCATTCCCAGAAATGACAAACAACAAACTGCATACATTACCGAGCGAAGTATTTATAGTCGACGTTgtaaaaggaagaaatggacTAGGACTGGGGTTGGTAGATGGAATGTACACCAGTTTACAAGTACCAGGAGTTTTTGTTAGATCATTGGTGCCTGATGGCCCATCAGTGAAG CACGTGCGTATGAAACATCAAGAAGTGATAAAATGTTGGCTTCAAGAGGGGAGGTTGTTATTGGGTGACAGAATACTAGCCATCAATGGAACTAGTTTGATAAGCATGAATTATACGAG TGCAATGGAAGAACTCCGTCTATCAGGAGATCGTATGAGATTTCTAGTCGGGAGATCGGGAGCAGATGTAGCAATGAGAATAACATCATCAAGCTGCTAA
- the LOC120330994 gene encoding ras-associating and dilute domain-containing protein-like isoform X2: MKPKDQKMEESTYMSFDTLDMDSIILPSLPSKSSSDPFEWTKKDEILLDPEDRPLDLAVNANSAVTFNIVSGSDRTAEVLRNIQSGSFTPQQRRKLMEKFNIDDDNMSSSDFGGTRTSQSSASESTGKCDSLEGSPITNERTRTSRLRSSLSQVKSQTGKGKEIPQKTSSDIRKLDHLQNDNAKNIDKRPVLSVTTIPKHNGKVQGKTGKKSQPSQNRQGRETTVSASARKILSSLRKTGRGRSASRDRVERQSPVKSPPQPSPTQDDLSSDVHLPGILKIFGDAVSPGANYKSVLATRQSKARELVKAALERYGVPRSMSKKFVLCEVVGRLRMEKIPVKLKETGKEGKPGYSVVVTHQESNITKDILDEKFVEDYVRPLNDHEKPLVLQSLWKPLEGYARRFELRDRTQVLDLIKTEKDTQTRDVNAQAKRIIMKNARLSRTQSSLSIKVPAHDDDGSSSDEEDGERQKQFKTIADKNNRNSIESATLPTPAQFADDETAVNSEATDGTPVPFLITLQGEDGVSSNTGKDRGGSLVHYLDTKVTVIGRNRVEPTTEGEPTPGTTNEVNIELLDEEIKQHHCVIYRVKDDENTNLKTPSKAPWKVTLHLVADDCDVTVNGQSVASDKELANGDVITVGSKYIFMLKDPTSKSDLNTNMRLGGLNPSVNRLNSIASRGSAFTPVKKRYVEMEINYRSEYEDHVLDLIFTAANDILAISSSKVHSEICNRELAPARLLIHCIEQACFNFTTEQKRSLLFVVATNLQTILLDATGSVSLQDDAKIKNPEEGINYILPKLEAVVFWMSNSLEIFSYLQADFVERIKTRVAKEIELNEVDQTLLNEASGFRVSDDILAVLEEVVMYAFQQLVYYLTKTLYGALPTVLDTNPFSEVSDETDSVKGTGHVIAIYEAALGLTRKYGVHPAIESQLFAYLFFFTNVSLFNTLMEEDAASKYYRWDKGVQIRGNLEEIECWANDKGFQEQASEFLLKFSTLTNLLATTKTQMLQSTWSCFRRDFPQLHPVQLRQVLDEYILGPRVKKRPADWIPDAVDLEESSEEDYLQESYDNHPPLVLPTDGTQIDLEAIPAEPWYMSLREVLLAVGQGCDVGNLQLQESWIPNPSKNNTIVGERQQPDGHEIPPGYHPHFSHSSLSSSTTSSTTGKTTTTINSNNNNKNYHRTKSLNQGDIHEHVKTSVRSTSPSSTSMSSILSDSTSHASFIGDGKQNLASPSSYNSDISSPVPAPRGVQAPIPSPRNHKSHGSHSKKGTSKTNDKHTRAPMKYATLDRPSRKAKRKAQQQAKAALTDDQSCDYNSLLPSHQKEETRLQHQQFPTSAFPEMTNNKLHTLPSEVFIVDVVKGRNGLGLGLVDGMYTSLQVPGVFVRSLVPDGPSVKHVRMKHQEVIKCWLQEGRLLLGDRILAINGTSLISMNYTSAMEELRLSGDRMRFLVGRSGADVAMRITSSSC, translated from the exons ATGAAACCTAAAGACCAGAAGATGGAAGAAAGCACGTATATGTCTTTCGATACTTTGGACATGGATTCCATAATTTTACCGAGTTTGCCGTCGAAATCTTCGTCCGATCCGTTTGAGTGGACAAAAAAGG ATGAAATATTGCTTGACCCTGAAGATCGCCCTTTGGATCTTGCAGTGAATGCAAATTCTGCCGTAACATTCAATATCGTATCTGGGTCAGATAGAACAGCAGAAGTTTTGAGAAATATACAAAGCGGAAGTTTTACACCACAGCAACGTAGAAAGCTTATGGAAAA ATTCAACATAGACGATGATAACATGTCTTCATCTGATTTTGGTGGAACAAGAACAAGTCAAAGCAGTGCAAGCGAGAGTACTGGGAAATGCGATAGTTTGGAAGGATCTCCAATTACTAATGAAAGAACTCGAACGAGTCGTTTAAGATCTTCCTTATCACAGGTCAAATCGCAGACAGGCAAAGGTAAAGAAATTCCCCAAAAGACATCTTCAGATATAAGAAAATTAGATCACTTACAAAACGATAATGCCAAGAACATTGATAAAAGGCCCGTACTAAGTGTCACTACGATTCCCAAACATAATGGAAAAGTGCAAGGGAAGACTGGTAAAAAGTCGCAGCCCTCACAAAATAGGCAAGGAAGAGAAACGACGGTTTCGGCATCTGCTCGTAAGATACTTTCCAGTTTGCGAAAAACTGGGCGAGGAAGATCGGCATCAAGAGATCGTGTTGAACGTCAAAGTCCAGTCAAATCCCCTCCACAACCTAGTCCCACGCAAGATGATTTATCGTCTGACGTACACCTTCCGGGAATCCTAAAGATTTTCGGTGATGCCGTAAGTCCAGGAGCTAACTACAAAAGTGTGCTAGCGACGCGACAATCTAAAGCTCGGGAATTGGTGAAAGCTGCATTGGAACGCTACGGCGTACCTCGGAGTATGAGTAAAAAATTCGTATTATGTGAAGTAGTTGGACGTTTACGAATGGAAAAAATACCAGTTAAGTTGAAGGAAACTGGAAAAGAAGGCAAGCCAGGCTATTCTGTTGTTGTAACACACCAAGAAAGTAATATTACAAAAGATATTCTGGACGAAAAATTTGTGGAGGATTATGTCCGTCCATTAAATGATCATGAAAAACCGCTTGTACTTCAATCATTGTGGAAACCATTGGAAGGATACGCAAGAAGATTTGAACTAAGAGATCGTACACAG GTTCTTGatttaataaaaacagaaaaagatACACAAACACGTGACGTTAACGCTCAAGCAAAACGTATCATAATGAAAAACGCGAG GCTTTCAAGAACTCAATCATCTTTAAGTATTAAAGTACCAGCACACGATGATGATGGTTCATCCAGCGATGAAGAAGACGGCGAACGACAAAAACAATTCAAGACAATAGCGGATAAAAATAATAGAAATTCAATAGAAAGTGCAACACTACCAACACCCGCGCAGTTTGCGGATGATGAAACTGCAGTTAATAGTGAAGCAACAGACGGAACTCCAGTGCCATTTCTGATAACATTACAAGGCGAGGATGGTGTATCGAg caataCAGGAAAAGATCGCGGGGGAAGTCTGGTACATTATTTGGACACAAAGGTCACTGTAATCGGAAGAAATCGAGTTGAACCAACAACAGAAGGAGAACCTACACCGGGAACAACAAATGAAGTCAACATTGAACTGTTGGACGAAGAAATCAAACAACATCATTGCGTCATATACCGTGTTAAAGACGATGAAAATACGAACTTGAAAACACCTTCGAAGGCACCATGGAAAGTGACGTTACATCTCGTTGCAGATGACTGTGACGTAACTGTAAACGGACAAAGTGTAGCGTCTGATAAAGAACTTGCTAATGGAGATGTAATAACAGTCGGGTCaaagtatatttttatgctCAAGGACCCTACATCAAAAAGTGATTTGAATACCAATATGAGGCTCGGGGGTTTAAATCCCAGTGTAAATAGATTGAACAGTATTGCAAGTAGAGGAAGTGCATTCACACCCGTAAAGAAACGTTATGTTGAAATGGAAATTAACTACAGATCGGAATATGAGGACCATGTGTTGGATTTAATTTTTACAGCCGCAAACGATATTCTCGCGATATCATCATCAAAAGTACATTCTGAAATATGCAATCGCGAGTTGGCGCCAGCGAGGCTTTTGATCCACTGTATCGAACAAGCGTGCTTCAATTTCACAACTGAGCAAAAACGAAGTTTGTTGTTTGTGGTCGCCACTAATCTGCAAACAATACTCTTG GATGCCACAGGAAGTGTCTCTCTTCAAGATGATGCAAA AATAAAGAATCCTGAGGAAGGTATCAACTACATATTGCCAAAACTGGAAGCCGTTGTATTTTGGATGTCAAATTCACTTGAAATATTCAGCTACTTACAAGCAGATTTCGTTGAAAGAATCAAAACGAGAGTTGCAAAAGAAATTGAATT AAACGAGGTCGATCAAACTTTACTTAACGAGGCTTCCGGGTTTCGTGTTAGTGACGATATTCTGGCTGTGCTGGAAGAGGTGGTGATGTACGCGTTTCAACAACTGGTCTATTACTTAACCAAG ACTCTCTATGGAGCTCTTCCGACCGTGTTGGATACAAATCCATTTTCTGAAGTTAGTGATGAAACTGATTCAGTAAAAGGAACTGGACATGTTATAGCAATATACGAGGCTGCTTTAGGTCTGACAAGGAAATATGGAGTACATCCTGCTATTGAATCACAACTTTTTGCATACCTGTTTTTCTTCACAAACGTATCACTGTTCAATACACTTATGGAAGAAG ATGCAGCTTCAAAGTATTACCGTTGGGACAAAGGAGTTCAAATAAGAGGTAATTTAGAAGAAATTGAATGCTGGGCGAACGACAAAGGATTTCAAGAACAAGCTTCGGAATTTCTTCTCAAATTTTCAACGTTAACGAATTTGTTAGCAACAACAAAAACGCAAATGTTACAG AGTACATGGAGTTGTTTCCGTCGGGATTTTCCTCAACTCCATCCTGTACAACTACGTCAGGTATTAGACGAGTATATACTTGGACCCAGAGTAAAGAAAAGACCTGCTGATTGGATTCCAGATGCGGTAGATCTTGAAGAATCTTCTGAAGAAG ATTATCTACAAGAAAGCTATGACAACCACCCTCCACTTGTACTACCAACAGACGGAACTCAAATCGACTTGGAGGCAATCCCTGCTGAGCCATGGTATATGAGTCTACGTGAAGTCTTGCTggcagtgggtcaagggtgCGATGTTGGAAATTTGCA gTTACAAGAATCGTGGATTCCCAATCCAAGCAAGAACAACACAATAGTAGGAGAAAGGCAGCAACCCGACGGCCACGAAATTCCTCCCGGATATCATCCTCACTTCTCTCACTCTTCATTATCATCTTCAACAACTTCTTCCACGACCGGAAAAACTACAACCACAATCAATtccaacaataacaataaaaactACCACAGAACAAAATCCTTAAACCAAGGAGACATTCATGAGCATGTTAAAACGAGCGTAAGATCAACTAGTCCTTCTTCAACCAGCATGAGTTCAATATTGTCGGATTCAACGTCACACGCGTCATTTATAGGAGATGGGAAACAGAACTTGGCTTCGCCTTCTAGTTATAACTCTGATATCTCAAGTCCAGTACCTGCGCCAAGAGGTGTACAAGCCCCAATTCCATCCCCACGAAACCACAAGTCTCATGGTTCCCACTCTAAAAAAGGAACGTCAAAAACCAACGACAAACACACTCGCGCACCAATGAAATATGCAACGCTGGACAGGCCGTCCAGAAAAGCAAAGCGCAAAGCTCAGCAGCAGGCTAAAGCGGCACTTACAGATGATCAAAGTTGTGATTACAATTCGTTGCTGCCATCACATCAAAAAGAAG AAACTCGTCTCCAGCATCAACAATTTCCCACTTCAGCATTCCCAGAAATGACAAACAACAAACTGCATACATTACCGAGCGAAGTATTTATAGTCGACGTTgtaaaaggaagaaatggacTAGGACTGGGGTTGGTAGATGGAATGTACACCAGTTTACAAGTACCAGGAGTTTTTGTTAGATCATTGGTGCCTGATGGCCCATCAGTGAAG CACGTGCGTATGAAACATCAAGAAGTGATAAAATGTTGGCTTCAAGAGGGGAGGTTGTTATTGGGTGACAGAATACTAGCCATCAATGGAACTAGTTTGATAAGCATGAATTATACGAG TGCAATGGAAGAACTCCGTCTATCAGGAGATCGTATGAGATTTCTAGTCGGGAGATCGGGAGCAGATGTAGCAATGAGAATAACATCATCAAGCTGCTAA